In Bradyrhizobium sp. G127, one genomic interval encodes:
- a CDS encoding MFS transporter, with protein sequence MTAPEIVKPSEAPPRATWREAMAVYLQPRVLIVLFLGFSSGLPLALSGSTLLVWMRESGVDLGTIGLFALVGTPYTLKFLWAPLIDALHVPLLSKLLGRRRGWLVFAQLLLIGAILLLALTDPAKSPFYVALGALLVATASATQDTVVDAFRVESLPESEQAAGMASYVAAYRIGMLISTAGALFLVSAFEATGLAKSSAWMWGYAAMAGMVLIGMIAALAATEPEQSRRAEEATSGASAMTRITTAAVGAFTEFLTRKDVWAVLAFVVLFKFTDSFSGTMTAPFVIDLGFTRNDYAAIVKGVGLAATLIGGFAGGFLARAWSLEACLWVGGILQAISNLAFAWLAFVGLNQWALALAITVENFTSAIGTVIFVAYLSSLCQSPLHTATQYALLAALSAVGRTYLSAGAGYVAQATGWPLFFALSVLVAIPSLILLAWLQRRGHFEALRQTAPLNASSARSTS encoded by the coding sequence ATGACAGCACCCGAAATCGTCAAACCGTCCGAAGCCCCTCCCCGCGCCACATGGCGCGAGGCGATGGCGGTCTATCTTCAGCCGCGGGTGCTGATCGTGCTGTTCCTCGGCTTCTCCTCCGGGTTGCCGCTCGCATTGTCCGGCTCGACGCTCTTGGTGTGGATGCGCGAGTCCGGCGTCGACCTCGGCACCATCGGCCTGTTCGCGCTGGTCGGCACCCCCTACACCCTGAAGTTTCTCTGGGCGCCGCTTATCGATGCGCTGCATGTGCCGCTGCTGTCGAAACTCCTTGGCCGTCGTCGCGGCTGGCTGGTGTTCGCGCAACTGCTGCTGATCGGGGCGATCCTGCTGCTGGCGCTGACCGATCCGGCCAAGTCACCGTTCTATGTGGCGCTCGGCGCGTTGCTGGTGGCGACTGCCTCGGCGACGCAGGACACCGTGGTCGATGCCTTCCGCGTCGAGAGCCTGCCGGAAAGCGAACAGGCCGCTGGCATGGCATCCTATGTCGCCGCCTATCGCATCGGCATGCTGATCTCGACAGCGGGCGCGCTGTTTCTGGTCAGCGCCTTCGAGGCGACCGGCCTTGCAAAATCATCCGCCTGGATGTGGGGCTATGCCGCCATGGCGGGCATGGTGCTGATCGGCATGATCGCGGCGCTGGCCGCCACCGAACCCGAGCAATCGCGCCGCGCCGAAGAAGCCACCAGTGGCGCGAGCGCCATGACGCGTATTACGACCGCAGCCGTCGGCGCCTTCACCGAGTTCCTTACCCGCAAGGACGTCTGGGCGGTGCTCGCCTTCGTGGTGCTGTTCAAGTTCACCGACTCGTTTTCCGGCACCATGACGGCGCCGTTCGTGATCGATCTCGGGTTCACGCGCAACGACTATGCCGCCATCGTCAAGGGCGTCGGCCTGGCCGCGACGCTGATTGGCGGATTCGCCGGCGGCTTTCTGGCACGGGCGTGGTCGCTCGAAGCCTGCCTGTGGGTCGGCGGGATCTTGCAGGCCATCTCGAATCTCGCGTTTGCGTGGCTCGCCTTTGTCGGACTGAACCAGTGGGCACTGGCGCTGGCGATCACGGTGGAGAATTTCACCAGCGCGATCGGCACGGTGATCTTCGTTGCCTATCTCTCATCGCTATGCCAGAGCCCGCTGCACACTGCGACCCAGTATGCGCTGCTGGCCGCGCTCTCCGCCGTGGGCCGAACCTATCTGTCGGCGGGCGCAGGTTATGTCGCGCAGGCTACCGGCTGGCCACTCTTCTTTGCGCTCAGCGTGCTGGTTGCGATACCGAGCCTGATCCTGCTGGCATGGCTGCAGCGGCGCGGGCATTTTGAAGCGCTGAGACAGACAGCGCCTCTCAATGCTTCGTCAGCACGCTCCACTTCGTGA
- the recR gene encoding recombination mediator RecR produces the protein MVSSVAGPEIERLIQLLARLPGLGPRSARRAALHLIKKREALMTPLSAALQVAIDKIQVCTTCGNIDTQNPCTVCTDTRRDPSIIVVVADVADLWALERAHATNGFYHVLGATLSPLDGVGPQDLTIDALVQRAHDPRVTEIILALNATVDGQTTAHYITDLLQDANVKVTRLAHGVPVGGELDYLDEGTLSAAMRQRTLF, from the coding sequence ATGGTATCGTCCGTCGCCGGTCCCGAAATCGAACGTCTGATCCAGTTGCTGGCGCGGCTGCCCGGTCTTGGCCCGCGCTCGGCGCGCCGCGCCGCGCTGCACCTGATCAAGAAGCGCGAGGCGCTGATGACGCCGCTGTCCGCGGCGTTGCAGGTGGCAATCGATAAAATTCAGGTGTGCACCACCTGCGGCAATATCGACACGCAGAATCCCTGCACGGTCTGCACCGATACCCGGCGCGATCCGTCGATCATCGTTGTTGTCGCGGATGTCGCCGATCTCTGGGCTCTGGAACGCGCCCATGCCACCAACGGCTTCTATCACGTGCTCGGCGCAACGCTGTCGCCGCTCGACGGCGTCGGTCCCCAGGATCTCACAATCGATGCGCTGGTTCAGCGCGCGCACGATCCGCGCGTCACCGAAATCATCCTGGCGCTGAATGCAACGGTCGATGGCCAGACCACCGCGCATTACATCACCGACCTGTTACAGGACGCCAACGTCAAGGTCACACGGCTCGCACACGGCGTGCCGGTGGGCGGAGAGCTTGACTATCTCGACGAAGGAACGCTATCGGCTGCCATGCGGCAGCGGACTCTGTTCTGA
- the rmuC gene encoding DNA recombination protein RmuC — protein MNEILFIVGDVPVRVGLALICFGALALLLLLTIAIVIARSGRKGAEAAMAQALRADELEERLSEVLRIQNEAAGRVHEMGQALVGRQAEMSRAVNERLDSVSQKVGQSMEHTTRSTVASLSALHERLGIIDNAHKNLTDLTSQVTTLRDVLANKQSRGAFGQARMEAIVQDGMPKGSYAFQHTLSTGKRPDCVVFLPDQRPLCIDAKFPLEAVTALRDARSDEEKKYATQRLRQDVMKHVTDIADKYLIPGETQDTALMFVPSESVYAEIHDGFDDVIQKAYRARVVLVSPSLLMLAIQVMQQILKDARMRDAADQIRTEVISMSDDLARLRERVLKLQKDFGNVNEDVRQILISADKIEKRAGRIEELDFSTASEPAETPRPVAPNGSDLFPTHPLRKLQAGE, from the coding sequence ATGAATGAGATTCTTTTCATCGTCGGCGATGTGCCGGTTCGCGTGGGCCTCGCCCTGATCTGTTTCGGCGCGCTGGCGCTGCTGCTGCTATTGACCATCGCCATCGTCATCGCGCGCTCCGGCCGCAAGGGCGCCGAGGCTGCGATGGCGCAGGCGTTGCGCGCGGACGAACTCGAGGAACGTCTGAGCGAAGTGCTGCGCATCCAGAACGAAGCGGCAGGCCGGGTCCACGAAATGGGGCAAGCGCTTGTCGGTCGGCAGGCGGAGATGTCGCGCGCCGTCAATGAGCGGCTGGATTCCGTCAGTCAAAAAGTCGGGCAATCGATGGAGCATACCACCCGTAGCACGGTGGCCAGCCTGAGCGCGCTGCACGAACGTCTCGGCATCATCGACAACGCCCACAAGAATCTCACCGATCTCACCTCACAGGTCACCACCCTGCGCGACGTGCTCGCTAACAAGCAGTCGCGCGGCGCGTTCGGGCAGGCGCGGATGGAAGCCATCGTGCAGGACGGCATGCCGAAGGGCTCCTACGCGTTCCAGCACACGCTCTCCACCGGCAAACGGCCGGACTGCGTGGTGTTCCTTCCTGACCAGCGGCCGCTGTGCATCGACGCAAAGTTTCCGCTGGAGGCGGTGACCGCGCTGCGCGACGCGCGCAGCGACGAGGAGAAGAAATACGCCACCCAGCGGTTGCGGCAGGACGTGATGAAGCACGTCACCGACATCGCCGACAAATACCTGATCCCCGGCGAGACGCAGGACACCGCGCTGATGTTCGTACCGTCGGAGTCGGTCTACGCGGAAATCCACGACGGTTTCGACGACGTGATCCAGAAGGCCTACCGCGCCCGCGTGGTGCTGGTGTCGCCGTCGCTGCTGATGCTGGCCATCCAGGTGATGCAGCAGATTTTGAAAGACGCGCGGATGCGCGACGCCGCCGACCAGATCCGCACCGAGGTCATCAGCATGTCGGACGATCTCGCACGGCTGCGCGAGCGCGTGCTGAAGCTGCAAAAGGACTTTGGCAACGTCAACGAGGACGTGCGGCAGATTCTGATTTCCGCCGACAAGATCGAGAAGCGCGCCGGCCGCATCGAGGAATTGGATTTCAGCACCGCCAGCGAGCCGGCCGAGACACCGCGTCCCGTCGCGCCAAACGGCAGTGACCTGTTTCCGACACATCCCCTCCGCAAGCTGCAGGCGGGGGAGTAA
- the def gene encoding peptide deformylase gives MAIRDIIILPDTQLRLISKPIEKITADIRALADDMLETMYKAPGIGLAAIQVAQPVRLITMDLSKKEGETNPRIFVNPEILSVSEELSVYEEGCLSIPEYYEEVERPAQVRVRFTDIHGKVHEEDAEGLYATCIQHEIDHLNGVLFVDYLSKLKRDRVMKKFTKAARLAAK, from the coding sequence ATGGCCATTCGCGACATCATCATTCTGCCGGACACGCAGCTCCGGCTGATCTCCAAACCCATCGAGAAGATCACGGCGGACATCCGTGCGCTGGCCGATGACATGCTCGAGACCATGTACAAGGCGCCGGGCATCGGCCTCGCCGCGATCCAGGTTGCGCAACCGGTGCGGCTGATCACGATGGATCTGTCGAAGAAGGAAGGCGAGACCAATCCGCGCATCTTCGTCAATCCGGAGATTCTGTCGGTCTCAGAAGAGTTGTCGGTCTACGAGGAAGGCTGCCTGTCGATCCCGGAATATTACGAGGAAGTCGAGCGCCCGGCGCAGGTGCGCGTGCGCTTCACCGACATTCACGGCAAGGTCCACGAGGAGGATGCCGAGGGGCTTTACGCCACCTGCATCCAGCACGAGATCGATCATCTTAACGGCGTGCTGTTCGTCGATTACCTGTCCAAGCTCAAGCGCGACCGCGTGATGAAGAAGTTCACCAAGGCCGCCCGGCTCGCGGCGAAATAA
- a CDS encoding DNA polymerase III subunit gamma/tau: MTDADIAGATPNDQPGFALGGAPGPAAAAGGSPPGYRVLARKYRPSTFDDLIGQEAMVRTISNSFETGRVPQAWILTGVRGVGKTTTARILARALNYELPDGSVKGPTIHMPKMGVHCQAIMESRHIDILEMDAASHTGIDDVRQITDGVRYAPSSARYKVYIIDEVHMLSEKAFNAFLKTLEEPPEHAKFVFATTEIRKVPVTVLSRCQRFDLRRVDADVLMAHLANISGKEGVEAEPEALGLIARAAEGSVRDSLSLLDQAIAHAAGAVRAEDVRQMLGLADRSRVIDLFASLASGDIAAAFKEFRDQYDTGADPVVVLSDLAEFVNFVTRVKVVPATADNLALGETERTRGRDFAAKLSMRVLSRMWQMLLKGIAEVQSATRPQAAAEMVLVRIAYVADLPTPDEAIRMIEQGGGMSPALGGNNGGNGAPRGTSASLLSGGDEGSQLRAVGSSARPALDTSPRPQMNTPAPAPVEAAPVRRLNTFAELVALAGEKRDLQIKSALEADVRLVRMEDGKLEIALERSAARSMIQDLSRKLEQWTGRRWAVVVSNDAGQPTLRAQAQAAKVKLTDGVHADPRVQAVMSRFPGAQVVDVRRIAPDAALGADDAGPVAAAEEDDDL; encoded by the coding sequence ATGACCGATGCTGACATTGCCGGCGCGACCCCGAACGATCAGCCCGGTTTCGCACTCGGCGGAGCGCCGGGACCTGCGGCGGCGGCGGGTGGCTCTCCGCCCGGCTATCGCGTGCTCGCGCGCAAATACCGTCCCTCGACCTTCGACGATCTGATCGGCCAGGAGGCGATGGTCCGCACCATCTCGAATTCGTTCGAGACCGGACGCGTGCCACAGGCCTGGATTCTCACCGGCGTCCGCGGCGTCGGCAAAACCACCACCGCGCGCATTCTCGCTCGCGCGCTGAACTACGAATTGCCCGATGGCTCGGTGAAGGGGCCGACCATCCACATGCCGAAGATGGGCGTGCACTGCCAGGCGATCATGGAGAGCCGGCACATCGACATTCTGGAGATGGACGCGGCGTCGCATACCGGCATCGACGATGTGCGCCAGATCACGGATGGCGTGCGCTATGCGCCATCGAGTGCAAGGTACAAGGTCTACATCATCGACGAGGTTCACATGCTCTCGGAGAAGGCGTTCAACGCCTTCCTGAAGACGCTGGAAGAGCCGCCGGAGCACGCCAAGTTCGTGTTCGCCACCACTGAAATCCGCAAGGTTCCGGTCACCGTGCTGTCGCGATGCCAGCGCTTCGATCTCAGGCGCGTCGATGCCGATGTGCTGATGGCGCATCTGGCGAATATTTCCGGCAAGGAAGGCGTTGAAGCGGAGCCCGAAGCGCTCGGGCTGATCGCACGCGCCGCCGAAGGTTCGGTGCGGGATTCGCTCTCCCTCCTCGATCAGGCGATTGCGCATGCGGCCGGCGCGGTCCGCGCCGAGGATGTGCGGCAGATGCTGGGTCTCGCCGACCGCAGCCGCGTCATCGACCTGTTCGCCTCGCTCGCCAGCGGCGACATCGCGGCGGCGTTCAAGGAGTTTCGCGATCAATACGATACCGGTGCCGATCCGGTTGTGGTGCTGAGCGATCTCGCCGAGTTCGTGAACTTCGTGACCCGCGTGAAAGTTGTGCCGGCGACGGCGGACAATCTGGCACTGGGCGAGACCGAGCGCACGCGCGGCCGAGATTTCGCGGCCAAGCTGTCGATGCGGGTGCTGTCGCGGATGTGGCAGATGCTGCTCAAGGGCATCGCCGAGGTGCAGTCGGCGACGCGGCCGCAGGCCGCCGCCGAAATGGTGCTGGTCCGAATCGCCTATGTCGCCGATCTGCCGACGCCGGACGAAGCCATCAGAATGATCGAGCAGGGCGGCGGTATGTCGCCTGCGCTCGGCGGTAACAACGGCGGCAACGGCGCGCCGCGCGGTACCTCCGCGTCGCTGTTGTCCGGTGGCGATGAGGGTTCGCAGTTGCGCGCGGTCGGGTCCAGCGCGCGGCCGGCGCTTGATACGTCGCCGCGCCCGCAGATGAATACGCCCGCGCCCGCTCCTGTTGAAGCAGCGCCCGTAAGGCGGTTGAACACGTTTGCCGAGCTTGTGGCGCTGGCGGGCGAGAAGCGGGATCTCCAGATCAAGAGTGCGCTGGAAGCCGACGTGCGTCTCGTTCGCATGGAGGACGGCAAGCTCGAAATCGCGCTGGAACGCAGCGCCGCGCGCTCGATGATCCAGGATCTGTCGCGCAAGCTCGAGCAATGGACGGGCCGGCGCTGGGCGGTTGTCGTCTCCAACGATGCGGGCCAGCCGACGCTGCGCGCCCAGGCGCAGGCCGCGAAGGTAAAACTCACCGACGGCGTCCACGCCGATCCGCGCGTGCAGGCGGTGATGTCGCGCTTTCCTGGTGCGCAGGTGGTGGACGTACGGCGCATCGCGCCGGACGCTGCTTTGGGAGCCGACGATGCCGGGCCGGTGGCTGCGGCGGAAGAAGACGACGATCTTTAA